From a single Paraburkholderia sp. D15 genomic region:
- the rpoC gene encoding DNA-directed RNA polymerase subunit beta': MKALLDLFKQVQQPEVFDAIKIGLASPDKIRSWSFGEVKKPETINYRTFKPERDGLFCAKIFGPIKDYECLCGKYKRLKHRGVICEKCGVEVTLAKVRRERMGHIELASPVAHIWFLKSLPSRLGMVLDMTLRDIERVLYFEAYVVIDPGMTPLKARQIMTEEDYYNKVEEYGDEFRAEMGAEGVRELLRAINIDEQVELLRTELKNTGSEAKIKKYAKRLKVLEAFQRSGIKPDWMVLEVLPVLPPELRPLVPLDGGRFATSDLNDLYRRVINRNNRLKRLLELKAPEIIVRNEKRMLQEAVDSLLDNGRRGKAMTGANKRPLKSLADMIKGKGGRFRQNLLGKRVDYSGRSVIVVGPTLKLHQCGLPKLMALELFKPFIFNKLEVMGVATTIKAAKKEVENQTAVVWDILEEVIREHPVMLNRAPTLHRLGIQAFEPVLIEGKAIQLHPLVCAAFNADFDGDQMAVHVPLSLEAQMEARTLMLASNNVLFPANGDPSIVPSQDIVLGLYYATREAVNGKGEGLSFTGVSEVLRAYENKEVELASRVNVRITEMVHNEDKSEGAPAFVPKITLYATTVGRAILSEILPPGLPFSVLNKPLKKKEISRLINTAFRKCGLRETVIFADQLMQSGFRLATRAGISICVDDMLVPPQKETIVGDAAKKVKEYDRQYMSGLVTSQERYNNVVDIWSATSEAVGKAMMEQLSTEPVVDRDGNETRQESFNSIYMMADSGARGSAVQIRQLAGMRGLMAKPDGSIIETPITANFREGLNVLQYFISTHGARKGLADTALKTANSGYLTRRLVDVTQDLVVVEDDCGTSQGVAMKALVEGGEVVEALRDRILGRVAVADVVNPESQETLYEAGTLLDEDAVEEIERLGIDEVRVRTPLTCETRYGLCAACYGRDLGRGSSVNVGEAVGVIAAQSIGEPGTQLTMRTFHIGGAASRAAVASSVEAKSNGTVRFTATMRYVTNAKGEQIVISRSGEAMITDDHGRERERHKVPYGATLLQLDGAQIKAGTQLATWDPMTRPIITEWGGTVKFENVEEGVTVAKQIDDVTGLSTLVVIDVKRRGSQASKTVRPQVKLLDANGEEVKIPNTEHSVQIGFQVGALITVKDGQQVQVGEVLARIPVESQKTRDITGGLPRVAELFEARSPKDAGILAEVTGTTSFGKDTKGKQRLVITDLDGNQHEFLIAKEKQVLVHDGQVVNKGEMIVDGPADPHDILRLQGIEALSRYIVDEVQDVYRLQGVKINDKHIEVIVRQMLRRVQITDNGDTRFIPGEQVERSDMLDENDRMIAEDKRPATYENVLLGITKASLSTDSFISAASFQETTRVLTEAAIMGKRDDLRGLKENVIVGRLIPAGTGLAFHKARKSKELSDRERFDQIAAEESFEFGTPETPAAEQQHSGE; this comes from the coding sequence ATGAAAGCTCTGCTCGATCTATTCAAGCAAGTCCAACAACCCGAAGTTTTTGACGCGATCAAGATCGGTCTGGCGTCGCCAGACAAGATCCGTTCGTGGTCGTTCGGCGAAGTGAAGAAGCCGGAAACCATCAACTACCGGACGTTCAAGCCGGAACGCGATGGTCTGTTCTGCGCGAAGATCTTCGGGCCGATCAAAGACTACGAATGTCTGTGCGGCAAGTACAAGCGCCTGAAGCATCGTGGCGTGATCTGCGAGAAGTGCGGCGTCGAAGTGACGCTGGCGAAGGTGCGTCGCGAACGCATGGGCCACATCGAACTGGCCTCGCCGGTCGCGCACATCTGGTTCCTGAAGTCGCTGCCGTCGCGTCTGGGCATGGTGCTCGACATGACGCTGCGCGACATCGAACGCGTGCTGTATTTCGAGGCATACGTGGTGATCGATCCGGGCATGACGCCGCTGAAAGCGCGGCAGATCATGACCGAAGAGGATTACTACAACAAGGTCGAAGAATACGGTGACGAATTCCGTGCCGAAATGGGCGCGGAAGGCGTTCGCGAACTGCTGCGCGCGATCAACATCGATGAACAGGTCGAACTGCTGCGCACCGAACTCAAGAACACGGGCTCGGAAGCGAAGATCAAGAAGTACGCGAAGCGCCTGAAGGTGCTCGAGGCTTTCCAGCGTTCGGGCATCAAGCCGGACTGGATGGTGCTCGAAGTGCTGCCGGTGCTGCCGCCGGAACTGCGTCCGTTGGTGCCGCTGGACGGCGGCCGTTTCGCGACGTCGGACCTGAACGACCTGTATCGCCGCGTGATCAACCGTAACAACCGGTTGAAGCGTCTGCTCGAACTGAAGGCGCCGGAAATCATCGTCCGCAACGAAAAGCGGATGCTGCAGGAAGCCGTCGATTCGCTGCTCGACAACGGTCGTCGCGGTAAGGCGATGACGGGCGCGAACAAGCGTCCGCTGAAGTCGCTCGCCGACATGATCAAGGGTAAAGGCGGTCGTTTCCGTCAGAACTTGCTCGGTAAGCGCGTCGACTACTCGGGCCGTTCGGTGATCGTGGTGGGCCCGACGCTGAAGCTGCATCAGTGCGGTCTGCCGAAGCTGATGGCGCTCGAACTGTTCAAGCCGTTCATCTTCAACAAGCTGGAAGTGATGGGTGTCGCCACCACCATCAAGGCTGCGAAGAAGGAAGTCGAGAACCAGACCGCCGTGGTGTGGGACATCCTCGAAGAGGTGATCCGCGAACATCCGGTCATGCTGAACCGTGCGCCGACGCTGCACCGTCTTGGCATTCAGGCTTTCGAGCCGGTGCTGATCGAAGGTAAGGCAATCCAGCTGCACCCGCTCGTTTGCGCGGCGTTCAACGCCGACTTCGACGGTGACCAGATGGCTGTTCACGTTCCGCTGTCGCTCGAAGCGCAGATGGAAGCGCGCACGCTGATGCTGGCGTCGAACAACGTGCTGTTCCCGGCCAACGGCGATCCGTCGATCGTGCCGTCGCAGGATATCGTGCTCGGCCTGTACTACGCGACGCGTGAAGCGGTGAACGGCAAGGGCGAAGGCCTGTCGTTCACGGGCGTGTCGGAAGTGCTGCGCGCGTACGAAAACAAGGAAGTGGAGCTCGCCTCGCGCGTCAACGTGCGGATCACCGAAATGGTCCATAACGAAGACAAGTCGGAAGGTGCGCCGGCGTTCGTGCCGAAGATCACGCTGTACGCGACCACGGTCGGTCGCGCGATCCTCTCGGAAATTCTGCCGCCGGGCCTGCCGTTCTCGGTGCTGAACAAGCCGCTGAAGAAGAAGGAAATCTCGCGTCTGATCAACACCGCATTCCGCAAGTGCGGTCTGCGCGAAACGGTGATTTTCGCCGACCAGTTGATGCAGTCGGGTTTCCGTCTGGCAACGCGCGCTGGTATCTCGATCTGCGTCGACGACATGCTCGTGCCGCCGCAGAAGGAAACCATCGTCGGCGACGCCGCGAAGAAGGTGAAGGAATACGACCGTCAGTACATGTCGGGCCTCGTCACGTCGCAAGAGCGCTACAACAACGTGGTCGACATCTGGTCGGCAACGTCGGAAGCGGTCGGCAAGGCGATGATGGAGCAGCTGTCGACGGAACCGGTGGTGGATCGCGACGGCAACGAAACGCGTCAGGAGTCGTTCAACTCCATCTACATGATGGCCGACTCGGGCGCTCGTGGTTCCGCGGTGCAGATTCGTCAGCTGGCCGGTATGCGCGGTCTGATGGCGAAGCCGGATGGCTCGATCATTGAAACGCCGATTACGGCGAACTTCCGTGAAGGCCTGAACGTGTTGCAGTACTTCATCTCGACCCACGGTGCACGTAAGGGTCTGGCTGATACGGCGCTGAAGACGGCGAACTCCGGTTACCTGACACGTCGTCTGGTCGACGTGACGCAGGATCTGGTGGTGGTCGAGGACGATTGCGGTACGTCGCAAGGCGTCGCGATGAAGGCGCTGGTCGAAGGCGGTGAAGTCGTCGAAGCACTGCGTGACCGTATCCTCGGTCGTGTGGCGGTGGCTGACGTCGTCAATCCGGAATCGCAGGAAACGCTGTACGAAGCGGGCACGTTGCTCGACGAAGACGCGGTCGAAGAAATCGAACGCCTCGGCATCGACGAAGTGCGCGTGCGTACGCCGCTGACTTGCGAAACGCGTTACGGTCTGTGCGCGGCCTGTTATGGTCGCGACCTGGGCCGCGGCTCGTCGGTGAACGTCGGCGAAGCAGTCGGCGTGATCGCTGCACAGTCGATCGGGGAACCGGGCACGCAGTTGACGATGCGTACGTTCCACATCGGTGGTGCGGCATCGCGTGCGGCGGTGGCTTCGTCGGTCGAAGCGAAGTCGAACGGCACGGTGCGTTTCACGGCGACGATGCGTTACGTCACCAATGCGAAGGGCGAGCAGATCGTCATCTCGCGTTCGGGCGAAGCGATGATCACCGACGACCATGGCCGCGAGCGCGAACGTCACAAGGTGCCGTACGGCGCGACGCTGTTGCAGCTGGACGGCGCGCAGATCAAGGCCGGCACGCAACTGGCGACGTGGGATCCGATGACGCGTCCGATCATCACCGAGTGGGGCGGTACGGTGAAGTTCGAAAACGTCGAGGAAGGCGTGACCGTTGCGAAGCAGATCGACGATGTGACGGGTCTGTCCACGCTGGTCGTGATCGACGTGAAGCGTCGTGGTTCGCAAGCGTCCAAGACGGTGCGTCCGCAGGTCAAGCTGCTCGACGCGAACGGCGAGGAAGTGAAGATCCCGAACACCGAGCACTCGGTGCAGATCGGCTTCCAGGTCGGCGCTCTGATCACCGTGAAGGATGGTCAGCAGGTGCAGGTCGGTGAAGTGCTGGCGCGTATCCCGGTCGAATCGCAGAAGACGCGTGACATTACCGGTGGTCTGCCGCGTGTGGCCGAACTGTTCGAAGCGCGTTCGCCGAAGGATGCAGGTATCCTGGCGGAAGTGACGGGTACGACGTCGTTCGGTAAAGACACGAAGGGCAAGCAGCGTCTCGTTATCACGGATCTCGACGGTAATCAGCACGAGTTCCTGATCGCGAAGGAAAAGCAGGTTCTGGTGCACGATGGTCAGGTCGTCAACAAGGGCGAAATGATTGTCGACGGTCCGGCCGATCCGCACGACATCTTGCGTCTGCAAGGTATCGAAGCGCTGTCGCGTTACATCGTGGACGAAGTGCAGGACGTGTACCGTCTGCAAGGCGTGAAGATCAACGACAAGCACATCGAAGTGATTGTTCGTCAGATGCTGCGCCGCGTGCAGATCACAGACAACGGCGATACGCGATTCATCCCGGGCGAACAGGTCGAGCGGTCGGATATGCTCGACGAGAACGACCGTATGATCGCGGAAGACAAGCGTCCGGCAACGTACGAAAACGTGTTGCTCGGTATCACGAAGGCGTCGCTGTCGACCGATTCGTTCATCTCGGCGGCATCGTTCCAGGAAACGACCCGCGTGCTGACCGAAGCGGCGATCATGGGCAAGCGCGACGATCTGCGTGGTCTGAAGGAAAACGTGATCGTCGGTCGTCTGATTCCGGCGGGTACGGGTCTCGCGTTCCACAAGGCACGCAAGAGCAAGGAACTGTCCGATCGCGAGCGTTTCGATCAGATCGCAGCGGAAGAGTCGTTCGAATTCGGTACGCCGGAAACCCCGGCTGCCGAACAGCAGCACTCCGGCGAGTAA